From one Bacillus sp. FJAT-42376 genomic stretch:
- a CDS encoding LytTR family DNA-binding domain-containing protein has product MIKVGLVDDRMIDLDKLKGIVSNMDEIKIVFATQSAEEAYEYVKREEVDLLIADIEMPELSGYELADIIHTHALSIAVIFVTATSGYAVHAFELNVHDYIMKPYTKDRLEKSIQRYIEKSHSSEIAGRLFLKQKSEIHIVQKKEIIFIERTGRSTTIYTKSGQVKTYQTLNELEGELRERDFIRSHRSFIINIHFVKNFSIYTKTTYTVSFEGIDEKAMITKEQIDFLQSHYF; this is encoded by the coding sequence ATGATCAAAGTAGGATTAGTAGATGACCGGATGATTGATCTGGATAAACTGAAGGGCATTGTGTCAAATATGGATGAAATCAAGATTGTTTTTGCGACCCAATCTGCAGAAGAAGCGTATGAGTATGTAAAAAGGGAAGAAGTGGATCTGCTGATCGCCGACATTGAAATGCCGGAGCTCTCCGGCTATGAGCTTGCCGACATCATCCATACCCACGCCCTCAGTATCGCGGTTATTTTCGTAACAGCGACAAGCGGCTATGCCGTGCATGCGTTTGAATTGAATGTCCATGATTACATCATGAAGCCGTATACGAAAGACCGGCTGGAAAAATCGATTCAGCGCTACATTGAAAAAAGCCATTCCTCTGAAATTGCGGGAAGACTGTTTTTAAAGCAAAAATCAGAGATACATATTGTTCAAAAGAAAGAGATTATCTTTATTGAGCGGACAGGCCGGTCGACGACCATTTATACAAAGTCCGGCCAGGTCAAAACGTACCAGACGCTGAATGAACTGGAAGGGGAGCTCAGAGAACGGGATTTCATACGTTCTCACCGTTCCTTTATTATCAACATTCATTTCGTGAAGAACTTTTCGATTTATACAAAAACGACCTATACGGTTTCTTTTGAGGGAATTGATGAAAAAGCGATGATTACGAAAGAGCAGATTGATTTTCTTCAATCGCATTACTTTTAA
- a CDS encoding GHKL domain-containing protein → MKGMTYAAIPVIGVYFFILMTDALPVWMAGIAAAVLIYLSVKQWFGKIGYVPNSMNGALTGLQLLIAVSAWPAPLPVRCLLFLVFAGLESIRYLMGKQAREADRKMTQLLEAQKSVNETFRVIRSQRHDYLKHISAVHYLMEKNQESEAKAYMNGLVRTYEETNFSIKGEDGVAAGLLHDAYQRAGSLGIKITYEFDLPISALPISPFDMVGLLGNMLSNAMEACEEWIHMGKKDPALTVRFEKRSGVYILICRNSSVQPPNEILDVLFQKSGRSTKGQEGLGTKVIADIVKQYGGFLDFTYKEHEFTLKLKFPSIGRG, encoded by the coding sequence ATGAAAGGAATGACGTATGCAGCGATCCCTGTAATCGGAGTTTATTTTTTCATTTTAATGACTGATGCCCTGCCTGTATGGATGGCTGGCATTGCTGCGGCCGTTTTGATTTACTTATCGGTTAAGCAGTGGTTCGGGAAGATTGGATATGTACCGAATTCTATGAATGGAGCGCTGACTGGGCTTCAGCTTCTAATCGCGGTCAGCGCTTGGCCGGCTCCTCTTCCGGTTCGCTGTCTGCTTTTCCTGGTATTCGCCGGATTGGAATCTATCCGCTATTTAATGGGGAAACAGGCAAGGGAAGCGGACCGGAAAATGACTCAGCTTCTTGAAGCACAGAAGTCGGTGAACGAAACCTTTCGAGTGATCCGGAGCCAGCGGCATGACTATCTGAAGCATATTTCAGCTGTCCATTATCTCATGGAAAAGAATCAAGAAAGCGAAGCGAAGGCGTATATGAACGGCCTTGTCCGCACTTATGAAGAGACGAATTTCTCGATAAAAGGCGAGGACGGGGTGGCGGCGGGACTCCTGCATGATGCATATCAGCGTGCCGGCAGTCTTGGAATCAAGATCACCTATGAGTTTGATTTGCCGATCTCTGCATTGCCGATTTCCCCCTTTGACATGGTTGGTTTACTTGGCAACATGCTGTCCAACGCGATGGAGGCGTGCGAAGAATGGATTCACATGGGAAAGAAAGATCCAGCGCTGACGGTCCGTTTTGAAAAACGAAGCGGGGTTTATATTCTTATTTGCCGGAATTCGAGCGTCCAGCCGCCAAACGAAATACTGGATGTCCTCTTCCAAAAATCGGGCCGTTCCACGAAGGGACAGGAGGGCCTCGGGACAAAAGTAATCGCGGATATTGTAAAACAATATGGGGGCTTTCTCGATTTTACATACAAGGAGCATGAATTTACGCTGAAGCTGAAATTTCCTTCGATAGGGAGAGGGTAA
- a CDS encoding beta-lactamase family protein, with product MHDLYGREKMKEYHIAGAGMALLENGRVSRKAGFGVLERGQEETVTADTVFSACSISKFAAAMLAIRLVSEEILALDEEVNRRLKSWEIPMNGFEQPVTLRLLLSHQSGIKDPEGSFMELDDSQPSPSIREILNGITRYCPQPVQIQYEPGTEFHYSDAGFCVLEQLMEDVTGIAYEDLVRSKVLNPLGMDRSTFHAPDANAAAGHDRKSRVLADKYPVYPYPAAAGLWSSASDLGKLAAELIDALNGKSTLGISQELAEEMIRAQGCSPWTGLGVFVNGQEISSFGWGKGFQCMAAVYPRLGTGAIVMTNTDTGVHQREGWIGEMLECLLKRESQ from the coding sequence ATGCATGATCTTTATGGAAGGGAAAAAATGAAGGAGTACCATATCGCAGGTGCCGGCATGGCTCTTTTAGAGAATGGCCGGGTCAGCCGGAAGGCAGGATTTGGGGTGCTCGAAAGGGGGCAGGAGGAGACCGTTACGGCCGATACCGTATTCAGCGCCTGTTCCATCAGCAAATTTGCCGCGGCCATGCTTGCAATTAGACTCGTAAGTGAAGAGATTCTAGCGCTGGATGAAGAGGTGAACAGGAGACTGAAATCCTGGGAGATTCCTATGAATGGGTTTGAACAGCCAGTGACGCTCCGGCTGCTTTTAAGCCACCAATCCGGGATAAAAGATCCTGAAGGGAGTTTCATGGAATTGGATGATTCACAGCCAAGCCCCTCCATTCGTGAGATTCTGAACGGTATCACGCGCTATTGCCCGCAGCCCGTACAGATCCAGTATGAACCCGGGACGGAGTTTCATTATTCTGATGCGGGATTCTGCGTGCTTGAGCAGCTGATGGAGGACGTAACAGGTATAGCATACGAGGATTTGGTAAGATCAAAGGTGCTGAACCCGCTCGGAATGGACCGCAGTACATTCCATGCGCCAGATGCTAATGCGGCAGCGGGCCATGACCGAAAAAGCCGCGTTTTAGCGGACAAGTATCCGGTATATCCATACCCGGCGGCTGCAGGTTTATGGTCGAGCGCGTCCGACCTCGGGAAGCTTGCAGCTGAATTGATCGATGCTTTGAATGGCAAAAGCACATTGGGGATCTCCCAAGAGCTTGCGGAAGAAATGATTCGTGCACAGGGATGTTCACCGTGGACGGGGCTGGGGGTTTTTGTAAACGGACAGGAAATTTCATCGTTTGGCTGGGGCAAAGGGTTTCAGTGCATGGCGGCTGTTTATCCCCGGCTTGGGACCGGAGCTATTGTCATGACGAACACGGATACAGGTGTTCATCAAAGAGAGGGATGGATCGGAGAGATGCTGGAATGCTTGCTGAAAAGAGAGAGTCAATGA
- a CDS encoding aminoglycoside phosphotransferase family protein, which translates to MNLDTEIAKGNTASLYLCNNSVIKLFHETYQGTESLHEADKQRFAYSCGLPVPKVEDVVRINGRQAIIMELVQGRTIGDLLSGNMDKAEEYLSISVDSQQEIHRIEAPSIEPMREKLSRQIQDAPLPGHLREALIRKMNAIRFEKKLCHGDFYLFNLIMGDSKVTILDWVDSSAGDPRADVYRTYLLYLQYSTELAERYVQLYCEKSALSKEEILQWAPIIAGARLSENVSSDNRELLCEIVCSETK; encoded by the coding sequence ATGAACTTAGACACTGAGATCGCAAAAGGAAATACAGCATCGCTTTACTTGTGCAATAACAGCGTCATCAAACTGTTTCATGAAACTTACCAGGGGACGGAGTCTTTACATGAAGCTGACAAGCAAAGATTCGCCTATTCATGCGGCCTTCCTGTTCCTAAAGTAGAAGATGTGGTAAGGATAAACGGGAGACAGGCAATCATTATGGAGTTGGTTCAGGGCAGAACAATCGGTGATCTTTTATCAGGAAATATGGACAAAGCTGAAGAGTATCTGTCGATTTCCGTTGATAGTCAACAGGAGATACACAGGATTGAAGCGCCTTCTATTGAACCGATGCGCGAAAAATTAAGCAGGCAAATTCAAGATGCCCCCTTGCCTGGTCATCTAAGAGAAGCCCTGATCAGAAAAATGAATGCCATTCGATTTGAAAAAAAGCTGTGCCACGGAGACTTTTACTTGTTTAACTTGATAATGGGAGACAGCAAAGTGACCATTCTTGACTGGGTCGATTCAAGTGCAGGGGATCCGCGTGCCGATGTGTACCGAACGTATCTTTTGTATTTGCAGTATTCAACCGAACTGGCCGAAAGGTATGTACAGCTTTATTGTGAAAAAAGCGCTCTGTCAAAAGAGGAAATTTTACAATGGGCGCCTATTATCGCAGGTGCAAGATTGTCGGAGAACGTCTCTTCTGATAACCGCGAACTCCTCTGTGAAATCGTCTGTTCAGAAACAAAATAA